One Dehalococcoidia bacterium DNA segment encodes these proteins:
- the dnaA gene encoding chromosomal replication initiator protein DnaA: MSSEEAARRLWETVLGQLQLQVTRPNYDTYLRDTVGLELTADRLVVGAPNDYAAAWLSSRALPLITSTVTRVLGRRVEVTFRLHQPAPRQGNGTQSLLRPTPLPASDPNAGRLNSRYTFDRFVVGENTRLAYAAALAVADSPGELYNPLYIFSGPGLGKTHLLQAIAHRLISQGRRVLYVTAEQFTSDFVTALGQRRVDDFRARYYQLDALLVDDVHLLTGKERTQEEFYHTFNHVYLQRGQIVLAADRPPHDLLGLDSHLRSRFEGGLVVDIQPPSLETRLAIVQRKAQELRFPLPDDIARYLAELCTRSVRELEGYLNRVVAYARLIEAPAIDLEVVDKALAALSRSNPIQPPSPETVIRTVAQFFNVPPNALAGKGRSKLLADARHIAMYLLREQCQLSLKDIGRLFGNRDHSTVIHALSKIESLLRTDPLLRRQVAEIRSLLSLGLSQATA; this comes from the coding sequence ACCTATCTGCGCGACACCGTGGGCCTGGAGCTGACGGCCGACCGCCTCGTGGTCGGCGCCCCCAACGACTATGCGGCCGCCTGGCTCTCCAGCCGCGCTCTGCCCCTGATAACCAGCACCGTCACCCGCGTCCTGGGGCGGCGAGTGGAGGTCACCTTCCGCCTGCACCAGCCTGCGCCTCGTCAGGGCAACGGCACTCAGTCGCTGCTGCGCCCCACCCCGCTGCCCGCCAGCGACCCCAACGCTGGTCGCCTCAACAGCCGTTACACCTTCGACCGGTTCGTGGTAGGGGAGAACACCCGCCTGGCCTACGCCGCCGCCCTGGCCGTGGCCGACAGTCCCGGCGAGCTCTACAACCCCCTCTACATCTTCAGCGGCCCCGGCCTGGGTAAGACCCACCTCTTGCAGGCCATCGCCCATCGCCTGATCTCCCAGGGGCGCCGCGTCCTCTACGTCACGGCCGAGCAGTTCACGTCCGACTTCGTCACTGCCCTGGGGCAGCGACGGGTGGACGACTTCCGTGCCCGCTACTACCAGCTGGACGCCCTGCTGGTGGACGATGTCCATCTCCTCACCGGTAAGGAGCGGACCCAGGAGGAGTTCTACCACACCTTCAACCACGTCTACCTGCAGCGAGGACAGATCGTGCTGGCTGCCGACCGTCCACCCCATGACCTGCTGGGGCTGGATTCCCACCTCCGCTCCCGCTTCGAGGGGGGGCTGGTGGTGGACATCCAGCCGCCGTCGCTGGAGACGAGGCTGGCCATCGTTCAGCGCAAGGCCCAGGAACTGCGCTTCCCTCTGCCCGATGACATCGCTCGCTACCTGGCCGAGCTGTGCACTCGCAGCGTCCGCGAGCTGGAGGGCTACCTGAACCGGGTCGTTGCCTACGCCCGCCTCATCGAGGCACCGGCCATCGACCTGGAAGTGGTGGACAAGGCTCTCGCCGCCCTCTCCCGCAGCAACCCCATCCAGCCGCCGTCGCCCGAGACGGTCATTCGCACGGTGGCCCAGTTCTTCAACGTCCCCCCCAACGCCCTGGCGGGGAAGGGTCGCTCCAAACTCCTGGCCGATGCCCGCCACATAGCCATGTATCTCCTCAGGGAGCAGTGCCAGCTCTCCCTGAAAGACATCGGCCGCCTGTTCGGCAACCGTGACCACTCCACCGTCATCCACGCCCTGTCCAAGATAGAGTCGCTCCTGCGCACCGATCCCCTCCTGCGCCGACAGGTGGCCGAGATACGCTCCCTCCTGTCCCTGGGCCTGAGCCAGGCCACCGCATAG
- the obgE gene encoding GTPase ObgE, producing MIDRARIWVKAGDGGNGCVSFRREKFVPRGGPDGGNGGKGGDVYLVADPHLRTLYGVARQHRFEAERGQHGRGGGMDGRGGADLYVRVPVGTQVRRVERDGTLTLVGDLDRPGKAILVARGGRGGLGNAAFATPTRRAPRFAQRGEPGEEWQLVLDLKLLADVGIVGMPNAGKSTLLAAVTAARPKIADYPFTTLEPELGVAEVDGREIVLADIPGLIEGAHRGRGLGLEFLRHVERTRVLVHLVDGARPDPVADMKTVNRELGEAPGDLLAKPQVVAINKIDLPEVRARLPALADAFRREGIETLPVSAATGEGTKELLRAVIRRLPPKEERETVEHEAMPAPIGPRFRVRRSDGLLEVEGREPVSLAYMMPLEDDEGRREFWRRMARMGVVRALRRAGARPGDRVRFGHVEVEWEG from the coding sequence ATGATTGACAGAGCGCGGATATGGGTAAAAGCGGGAGACGGGGGAAACGGGTGCGTTTCCTTCCGGCGGGAGAAGTTCGTGCCGCGCGGAGGCCCCGACGGAGGCAACGGGGGCAAGGGGGGCGATGTCTATCTCGTGGCAGACCCCCACCTACGCACCCTTTACGGCGTGGCGAGGCAGCACCGGTTCGAGGCGGAGCGGGGACAGCACGGCCGCGGAGGAGGGATGGACGGCCGGGGCGGGGCCGACCTGTACGTGCGAGTCCCGGTGGGGACACAGGTGCGCAGGGTGGAAAGGGACGGCACTTTGACGCTGGTGGGGGACCTGGACCGGCCGGGAAAGGCGATCCTGGTGGCTAGGGGAGGACGGGGAGGCCTCGGCAACGCTGCTTTCGCCACTCCCACGAGGCGTGCCCCGCGGTTCGCGCAGAGAGGCGAGCCGGGAGAAGAGTGGCAGCTGGTGCTGGACCTGAAGCTGCTGGCCGATGTGGGAATCGTGGGGATGCCCAACGCCGGAAAATCCACCCTCCTTGCGGCCGTCACCGCTGCCCGCCCCAAGATCGCTGACTATCCCTTCACCACCCTCGAGCCGGAGCTGGGGGTGGCGGAAGTGGACGGCCGGGAGATCGTGCTGGCGGATATTCCCGGCCTGATAGAAGGGGCGCATCGCGGTCGGGGCCTCGGGCTGGAGTTCCTGCGGCACGTGGAGAGGACGCGGGTGCTGGTGCACCTGGTGGACGGGGCGCGGCCCGACCCCGTGGCCGATATGAAGACCGTGAACCGAGAGCTGGGGGAGGCCCCAGGCGACCTCCTCGCCAAGCCGCAGGTGGTGGCCATCAACAAGATAGACCTGCCGGAGGTGCGGGCGCGCCTCCCGGCCCTCGCAGACGCCTTTCGCAGGGAGGGGATCGAGACGCTCCCCGTCTCGGCAGCGACGGGCGAGGGGACGAAGGAGCTCCTGCGGGCAGTGATCCGTCGGCTGCCGCCGAAGGAGGAGAGGGAGACGGTGGAGCACGAGGCGATGCCTGCGCCCATAGGGCCCCGCTTCCGGGTGCGGCGGAGCGATGGGCTGCTGGAGGTAGAGGGTCGGGAGCCTGTATCCCTGGCCTACATGATGCCCCTGGAGGACGATGAGGGGCGGCGCGAGTTCTGGCGACGGATGGCCCGCATGGGGGTGGTCAGGGCCCTACGGCGGGCCGGTGCCCGCCCGGGCGACCGCGTCCGCTTCGGCCATGTGGAGGTGGAGTGGGAAGGTTGA